Genomic segment of Kibdelosporangium phytohabitans:
CTCGCGGGCAGGCGGGTCCTCGCTTCGGATCTCCGTGTGGGCCATGAAGATCCGCCCGCCGCGGTCGCCGGGGACTGGTGCTCGCTCGTCCCGCTGGCCGCGGGCGGGTCGCTGGCCACCGCACTCGCCGACGACGCCGTCACCGCGCAGCACATGATCGAATCACTGAATCGATCTGGTTGATCGATCTGGTTGGCTCCGCGTGGGTGTAATCACCATTCGTGCTGTTTCTCCGGACGTGCGGACCCCGTAACGTCCTTGGGAACCAAGGAGATCCCGAGGCGGAGGGTGATACGCATGGCGGACGCCGACATCACGTCCAACATCACACTCGACCTACCGACGATGCGTGCCCACTACGAAGGCGGCACTCTCGACGAGTCCGAGCTGGCCGGCACGTGGCACGAACAGTTGCAGTACTGGCTGGACCAGGCGGCGCAGCAGGGTGTGGTCGAACCGAACGCGATGGTGCTCGCCACCGCCGACCCCCAGGGCAGGCCGTCGTCACGCACAGTGCTCGCCAAGGGCCTCGATGCGCGCGGCGTGGTGTTCTTCACCAACTACACGTCCACCAAGAGCCACGAGCTCGCCGCGACCCGGTACGCCTCGGCCACTTTCCCTTGGTACTCCCTCCAGCGCCAGGCGCACGTCCGCGGCACGGTCGAGAAGGTCGACGTCGCCGAGACGGCCGCGTACTGGGCCAGCCGCCCGCGTGAGTCGCAGCTGGGCGCGTGGGCCTCACCGCAGTCGGTGGTAGTGCACAGCCGCAACACCCTCGACTCGTCCTTGGCCAACATCCAGCGCCAGTTCGCCGACGCTGAGGAAGTGCCCGTGCCCCCGCACTGGGGCGGCTGGCGGATCCGGCCCGAAGTGGTCGAGTTCTGGCAGGGCCGCCGCAACCGCATGCACGACCGCCTGCGCTACAAGCTGACGCGCGACGGCTGGAAGGTCGAACGCCTCGGCCCGTAAGTTCTCGTCGTGAGTGTTTTGGCCGGTTCTAACCGGCCAAAACACTCACGAGGAAAATCACGTTCGCGAAAATGATTAGGACCCCTAAGCTTATTTGCCGTGGCCCTGCGCGAACTGGTGATGGACATCCGACCCCTTCGCGTACGGCCCTACCGCCGGTTATGGCTGTCCACAGCGGTCACGTCCATCGGCGCCCAGCTCACCGCGGTCGCCGTGCCCAAGCAGGTGTTCGACCTGACCGGCTCGTCCGGCTACGTCGGGCTGACCGGTGCGGTCGCGCTGGTGCCGCTGCTGGTCTTCGGCCTGTGGGGCG
This window contains:
- the pdxH gene encoding pyridoxamine 5'-phosphate oxidase — encoded protein: MADADITSNITLDLPTMRAHYEGGTLDESELAGTWHEQLQYWLDQAAQQGVVEPNAMVLATADPQGRPSSRTVLAKGLDARGVVFFTNYTSTKSHELAATRYASATFPWYSLQRQAHVRGTVEKVDVAETAAYWASRPRESQLGAWASPQSVVVHSRNTLDSSLANIQRQFADAEEVPVPPHWGGWRIRPEVVEFWQGRRNRMHDRLRYKLTRDGWKVERLGP